In one window of Maribacter sp. BPC-D8 DNA:
- a CDS encoding PAS domain S-box protein: MDNKEVLLLKKALERQKKARKQAENILEEKSKELYDVTSHLRESNSKLENLLSEKTSELDGIFINIIDPYVVMDLQFNVINMNRSAKEFLQFDHNDKLVNLSHFIHPDFLAYTQESMRSMIEVGSLKNYRAKIILEGDVEKWIQINASLVYDKNQRPIAAQGIIRDITQETEVKRLVAEQKAQLDIIVENSPLGIVLAVDGVILKTNNTFVEMLGYQEGGLKNVSFKSISEPENTIDALNQLDEMCAGKIEKFTEIWKFTRKDGSTIMGKTRISAIHDDHRKKDYQVAIIEDISHQLEADRKLEASQNRLTALISNLQTGVLLEDEEGKIALTNQKFCDLFHIKQSPKKIIGVDCAESEEEFKKYFKSPKSFVSRIEEILAKKETVLADELEMIDGRILARDFIPIDNDGDYKGHLWAYQDITISKNYRKNLENQREKYSSIIANMNLGLVEVDNNDVIQMVNQSFCNICGFTKEELIGQTASQIIKFKNGSLIEKKNENRLGGVSDSYEVEVYNKNNSIRHWLISGAPRYDDTGAVIGSIGIHLDITDQKLLELQKEKLLKDLENSNQGLQEYAHIVSHDLKSPLRSISALATWLSDDYKDVLDEGGKQNLELMQEKVASMDKLIHGILEYSTANSSDLDDSKVDLNEVINDIGETIYIPEHVKLVIPETLPIIMADRIKVHQVFQNIIGNAVVHIEREVGLVEVLYKDDGEFWQFTISDNGVGIPEEYHKKIFDIFQSIGNNERSTGIGLSIVKKIVDRYQGKVWIDSVVGEGTQFHFTIKKYHN; encoded by the coding sequence ATGGATAACAAAGAAGTTCTTCTCTTAAAAAAAGCGCTCGAACGGCAGAAAAAGGCTCGTAAACAAGCAGAGAATATCTTAGAAGAAAAATCTAAGGAGCTCTACGACGTTACCAGTCACTTAAGAGAATCTAACAGTAAGCTCGAAAATTTACTAAGCGAAAAAACATCTGAATTAGATGGTATTTTTATAAATATTATCGATCCTTACGTGGTAATGGATCTACAATTCAATGTTATTAATATGAATAGATCTGCCAAAGAATTTTTGCAGTTTGATCATAATGATAAGCTCGTAAACCTTTCACATTTTATACATCCAGATTTTTTAGCGTATACCCAAGAATCGATGCGATCGATGATCGAGGTAGGAAGCTTAAAAAATTATCGTGCGAAAATTATTCTTGAAGGTGATGTAGAAAAATGGATTCAAATAAACGCAAGTCTTGTATATGACAAAAATCAAAGACCAATTGCAGCACAAGGTATAATTAGAGATATTACCCAAGAAACCGAAGTAAAAAGACTTGTTGCAGAACAAAAGGCGCAATTAGATATTATAGTTGAGAATTCTCCCTTAGGTATTGTTTTAGCCGTGGACGGAGTAATTCTGAAGACCAATAATACTTTTGTAGAAATGCTAGGTTATCAAGAAGGCGGGCTCAAAAATGTTTCTTTTAAATCAATCTCAGAACCAGAAAATACAATAGATGCACTTAATCAACTTGATGAAATGTGTGCTGGTAAAATTGAAAAGTTCACCGAAATATGGAAGTTTACGAGAAAAGATGGTTCTACCATAATGGGAAAAACCAGAATTTCAGCGATACATGATGATCATAGAAAAAAAGATTATCAGGTGGCTATTATAGAAGATATTTCGCATCAATTAGAGGCAGACAGAAAACTAGAAGCATCTCAAAATAGATTGACTGCTCTTATTTCTAATTTACAGACTGGTGTTCTTTTAGAAGATGAGGAAGGTAAAATTGCCTTGACCAATCAAAAGTTCTGCGATTTATTTCATATTAAACAGTCTCCAAAGAAAATTATAGGCGTTGACTGTGCAGAATCTGAAGAAGAATTTAAAAAGTATTTCAAGAGTCCAAAAAGCTTTGTTAGTAGAATAGAAGAAATTTTAGCTAAAAAAGAAACCGTTTTGGCAGATGAACTTGAAATGATCGATGGGAGAATTTTGGCAAGAGATTTTATTCCTATAGATAATGATGGTGATTACAAGGGGCACTTATGGGCTTATCAAGATATTACCATTTCTAAAAATTATAGAAAGAATTTAGAAAACCAACGAGAAAAGTATAGTAGCATCATTGCAAACATGAACTTAGGTCTTGTTGAGGTCGATAATAATGATGTAATACAAATGGTTAACCAAAGCTTTTGTAATATTTGTGGCTTTACAAAAGAAGAACTTATAGGTCAAACTGCTTCTCAAATAATAAAATTCAAGAACGGTAGTCTCATTGAAAAGAAAAATGAAAATAGATTAGGTGGGGTATCTGACTCTTATGAAGTTGAGGTTTATAATAAAAACAATTCAATTAGACATTGGCTAATAAGTGGTGCGCCTAGGTATGATGATACTGGTGCCGTAATTGGTTCTATAGGTATACATTTAGATATTACCGATCAAAAACTATTAGAACTTCAAAAAGAGAAATTATTAAAAGATTTAGAAAACAGTAACCAAGGTTTACAAGAGTATGCCCATATTGTTTCTCATGATCTTAAGTCTCCACTAAGAAGTATTAGCGCTTTGGCAACTTGGCTAAGTGATGATTATAAAGATGTTTTAGATGAAGGTGGTAAGCAGAATCTTGAACTTATGCAAGAGAAAGTAGCCTCTATGGATAAGTTGATTCATGGTATTCTAGAATATTCTACCGCAAATAGTTCTGATTTAGATGATTCTAAAGTTGACCTAAATGAGGTAATAAATGATATAGGCGAGACCATATACATTCCTGAACATGTAAAATTGGTCATTCCTGAGACTTTGCCAATTATCATGGCAGATAGAATTAAAGTGCATCAAGTTTTTCAAAATATAATTGGTAATGCGGTTGTACATATTGAAAGAGAAGTAGGGCTTGTTGAAGTTCTTTATAAAGATGATGGCGAATTCTGGCAATTTACCATTAGTGATAATGGGGTAGGTATACCAGAAGAGTATCATAAAAAGATTTTTGACATATTTCAATCTATAGGTAATAATGAAAGGTCAACCGGTATCGGGCTTTCAATAGTTAAGAAAATAGTTGATCGTTACCAAGGTAAAGTTTGGATCGATAGTGTGGTTGGGGAAGGAACCCAATTTCATTTTACCATAAAAAAATACCATAATTAA
- a CDS encoding heme NO-binding domain-containing protein — protein sequence MKGIVFTEFLEMVESEFGLETVDNIIEKSNLPSEGIYTSVATYEFNEMVALITQLSKEVDLPAGDLIYAFGLYLFSSLKNAHPEVIQSYRNPIGLLYSIEDHIHVHVKKLYPEAELPTFKILDKTDNSISMIYSSSRGLYRLAHGLIEKAFEHFNGKADITYELLKEDGTEVKFDVVQHG from the coding sequence ATGAAAGGAATCGTATTTACCGAGTTTTTAGAAATGGTCGAATCTGAATTCGGTTTAGAGACTGTTGACAATATAATTGAGAAATCAAATTTGCCATCAGAGGGTATTTATACCTCTGTAGCTACCTACGAATTCAATGAAATGGTAGCGCTGATTACCCAGCTAAGTAAAGAAGTAGATTTACCGGCCGGAGATTTAATTTATGCATTTGGACTCTACTTATTCTCAAGTCTAAAAAATGCACATCCAGAAGTTATTCAAAGTTACAGAAACCCCATAGGGTTGTTATATTCTATTGAGGATCATATACATGTTCATGTAAAAAAGCTGTATCCTGAAGCAGAACTTCCTACATTTAAGATATTAGACAAGACCGATAATTCTATTTCCATGATATATTCTTCATCTAGAGGTTTATATAGATTAGCTCATGGTCTAATTGAAAAAGCTTTTGAACATTTTAACGGTAAAGCCGATATTACCTATGAACTTCTAAAGGAAGACGGTACTGAAGTAAAATTTGATGTAGTACAACATGGATAA